A window from Hemicordylus capensis ecotype Gifberg chromosome 2, rHemCap1.1.pri, whole genome shotgun sequence encodes these proteins:
- the LOC128343789 gene encoding N-acetyllactosaminide beta-1,3-N-acetylglucosaminyltransferase 3-like, which translates to MPRWWWYKVEVIILILVGFTSILFLLQNNDNSHISKELRETSSPIPPIVTKAPKPIAKCRENVSMANISGFAQLPDHIKDFLRYKHCKEFPLLLDLPNKCGGPEASHEVFLLLAIKSSPGNYERREIIRKTWGQERTYARVHIRRVFLSGMVPNAREAWKLHKLLKIEAEENGDILQWGFHDSFFNLTLKQVLFHAWMEARCPDVRFVFNGDDDVFANTDNIIHYLLSIPGGGDQHLFVGQLKENMVPIREKWSKYYVPEQVTISKAYPPYCSGGGLLMSGYTSQTIYEKSLGIELFPIDDVYLGMCLQKAGLSPSSHMGIRTVGVRIPSSKLVSFDPCYYKELLLVHRFVPYEMLVMWRAIHQPDLVCGKRVEVYQSF; encoded by the coding sequence ATGCCACGCTGGTGGTGGTACAAGGTAGAAGTTATCATCCTGATTCTGGTAGGATTCACCAGCATCCTCTTCCTTCTCCAAAATAATGATAACAGCCACATCTCAAAAGAGTTGAGAGAAACCTCCAGCCCAATCCCACCCATCGTTACCAAAGCCCCCAAACCCATTGCCAAGTGCCGGGAGAATGTGTCCATGGCCAACATCTCTGGCTTTGCCCAGCTGCCAGACCACATAAAAGATTTCTTGCGATATAAACATTGCAAAGAATTCCCACTGCTTCTGGATCTGCCGAATAAATGTGGTGGCCCGGAAGCCTCCCACGAGGTCTTCTTGCTCCTGGCCATCAAGTCCTCACCCGGCAATTATGAGCGGCGTGAGATCATCCGCAAGACGTGGGGGCAGGAACGGACCTATGCCAGAGTCCATATTCGGAGGGTCTTCCTCTCTGGGATGGTACCCAACGCTCGTGAGGCTTGGAAGTTGCACAAGCTCCTGAAGATTGAGGCGGAGGAGAATGGAGACATCCTCCAGTGGGGCTTCCATGACAGTTTCTTCAACCTGACGCTCAAGCAAGTCCTTTTCCATGCCTGGATGGAGGCCCGGTGTCCCGACGTCCGCTTTGTTTTCAACGGAGATGACGACGTCTTTGCCAATACAGACAATATCATCCATTACTTGTTGAGCATCCCGGGAGGAGGGGACCAACACCTCTTTGTGGGTCAACTCAAGGAAAATATGGTCCCCATCCGTGAAAAGTGGAGCAAGTATTATGTGCCAGAGCAAGTGACTATCTCCAAGGCCTACCCACCTTACTGCAGTGGGGGTGGTCTTCTCATGTCCGGCTACACTTCCCAGACAATCTATGAGAAATCTCTGGGGATTGAGCTCTTCCCCATTGATGATGTGTACCTGGGGATGTGTCTCCAGAAGGCGGGGctgtctccctcctcccacatggGCATCCGGACGGTGGGCGTGAGGATCCCCTCCTCCAAACTGGTGTCCTTTGACCCCTGTTACTACAAAGAGCTCTTGCTGGTCCACCGGTTTGTGCCTTATGAGATGCTGGTGATGTGGAGAGCGATCCACCAGCCAGACTTGGTCTGTGGGAAGAGAGTAGAGGTCTACCAGAGTTTCTGA